A single region of the Gemmatimonadales bacterium genome encodes:
- a CDS encoding PAS domain-containing protein, protein MLTAALESTADGILVVDDPGKIAKFNRKFVEMWHIPEEIIASRDDERAIQFVLDQLKDPEGFLRKVRELYATPEAATALVAGQARR, encoded by the coding sequence GTGCTCACCGCGGCACTCGAGTCCACAGCCGACGGGATCCTGGTCGTGGACGACCCCGGCAAGATCGCCAAGTTCAACCGCAAGTTTGTCGAGATGTGGCACATCCCCGAGGAGATCATCGCCTCGCGCGACGACGAGCGCGCAATCCAGTTCGTGCTCGACCAGCTGAAGGACCCCGAGGGCTTCTTGCGCAAGGTTCGCGAGTTGTACGCGACGCCGGAGGCCGCCACCGCGCTGGTCGCCGGCCAGGCGAGGCGCTGA
- a CDS encoding dienelactone hydrolase family protein translates to MSVPARLMCGVITATCLAVVACGAQAQSLPADGDSALARLNVSPRHGEWVRVDAGGGDSVMAWVVYPERQGRAPVVVVIHEIYGLTDWIRGVADQLAAEGFIAIAPDLLSGKGANGTGTPADRQEAVRLVRALAPDEVARRLASAATYATRLPAARDRVASIGFCWGGSTSFAFATNFASLRGAVVYYGTAPDSTALPRINGPVLGLYGGDDARVTATVEPTRGAMSLLNKRYDPRVYDGAGHGFLRDQAGRAGANRRAAEQAWPATVAFLRDALGR, encoded by the coding sequence ATGTCGGTCCCGGCCCGGCTCATGTGTGGCGTGATCACGGCAACCTGTCTCGCGGTCGTCGCTTGCGGGGCGCAGGCGCAGTCGCTCCCCGCCGACGGCGACAGCGCCCTCGCCCGCCTCAACGTTTCGCCCCGCCACGGGGAGTGGGTGAGAGTGGACGCCGGCGGCGGCGACAGCGTCATGGCGTGGGTGGTGTACCCCGAGCGCCAGGGCCGCGCGCCTGTAGTCGTGGTGATCCACGAGATCTACGGCCTCACCGATTGGATCCGCGGCGTGGCGGACCAGCTCGCGGCGGAGGGGTTCATCGCCATCGCGCCGGACCTGTTGAGCGGGAAGGGGGCGAACGGCACCGGCACGCCGGCCGACCGGCAGGAAGCGGTGCGGCTGGTTCGGGCGCTGGCCCCGGACGAGGTGGCGCGTCGGCTGGCCTCCGCCGCGACCTACGCCACGCGTCTCCCGGCGGCCCGGGATCGGGTGGCGAGCATCGGCTTTTGCTGGGGCGGCTCGACCAGCTTCGCGTTCGCGACCAACTTCGCGAGCCTGCGCGGGGCGGTGGTGTACTATGGCACCGCGCCGGACTCCACGGCCCTTCCGCGCATCAACGGTCCGGTGCTCGGCCTCTACGGCGGCGACGATGCGCGCGTGACCGCGACGGTGGAGCCCACGCGCGGGGCGATGTCCCTTCTCAACAAGCGTTACGATCCGCGCGTGTACGACGGGGCGGGGCACGGCTTCCTGCGCGATCAGGCGGGCCGCGCCGGCGCGAACCGCCGCGCTGCCGAGCAGGCGTGGCCGGCGACGGTCGCGTTCCTGCGGGACGCCCTTGGCCGATGA